In Stieleria varia, one genomic interval encodes:
- a CDS encoding IS110 family transposase produces MVSRTKSTRKNSNKSSKRRYIGKPGGVIQERVLKVGPQRFGIVAVDCAKRRSKWMLCDFYGRVIIEPTEVDHERGTLDAMVMRVLEACQAEGIQDSIVAVEMTGIYHKPVQRAFRKAGFDTRTVHPFASAHYRGALHPDNKTDDNDLEAIFLAAAAGYGLSVFPVDETYRSLQRLARHRRNLVKQRSRLNVQIRVLMHQTMPGYADLWEEDKLFSHSVAMLIAKNFSSAESIKKAKQAGLAKYLRRSKTRFQERTLDKIYAWSLQAAEPDPLIELLTEQWKQLLELRDMLSAQITQTERQSASFLAKTPYILLLSIKGINVVSASEYAGEAGPIEHYASATAINGRAGLYPSRYQSDEVDRTDTVAKNCNRRLRAACILLAKNLIKCHPYYRGLSAVWATRNIKTQDRNCRMANRANRMVFQIVSGRQVWRGRGIDCEAILFKLREFHHAHATPLDQTVAHMNEAYQWLPKSVHQTEGKPLAELAGKKRRGTSSIGELLIPLLIRLGVREASELESKTSEA; encoded by the coding sequence ATGGTCTCTCGTACCAAGTCTACCAGAAAGAACAGCAACAAGTCTTCCAAACGACGCTACATCGGCAAGCCCGGTGGCGTCATCCAGGAAAGAGTCCTGAAGGTCGGTCCGCAACGATTTGGGATCGTTGCGGTCGACTGTGCAAAGCGGCGATCCAAATGGATGCTCTGCGATTTCTACGGACGTGTCATCATCGAACCGACCGAAGTGGATCACGAACGTGGGACGCTCGATGCAATGGTCATGCGAGTCCTCGAAGCTTGCCAAGCAGAAGGAATACAGGACTCTATCGTCGCCGTCGAAATGACCGGTATCTACCACAAGCCGGTGCAACGTGCGTTTCGCAAGGCGGGCTTTGACACACGCACGGTTCATCCCTTCGCATCGGCACACTACAGAGGAGCACTGCACCCGGACAACAAAACCGATGACAACGATCTCGAAGCGATCTTCCTCGCCGCTGCCGCTGGATACGGACTGTCGGTGTTTCCAGTCGACGAGACCTATCGTTCGCTCCAAAGGCTCGCACGTCACCGCCGTAACTTGGTCAAGCAGCGTTCCAGACTGAATGTTCAAATCAGAGTTCTCATGCATCAGACGATGCCAGGCTACGCGGACCTTTGGGAAGAAGACAAACTGTTCAGCCACTCGGTTGCAATGCTGATCGCAAAAAACTTCTCGTCGGCCGAGTCGATCAAGAAAGCCAAACAGGCCGGCTTGGCAAAATACTTGCGACGCTCCAAAACACGATTCCAAGAACGCACGCTCGACAAGATTTATGCATGGAGCCTGCAAGCGGCCGAGCCCGATCCACTTATCGAACTATTAACCGAGCAGTGGAAGCAACTGCTGGAGTTGCGTGACATGCTTTCTGCACAGATCACTCAAACGGAAAGGCAATCGGCATCATTTCTCGCTAAAACGCCGTACATTCTGCTGCTTTCGATCAAAGGCATCAACGTTGTCTCAGCATCGGAGTATGCCGGCGAAGCAGGTCCGATTGAGCACTATGCTTCCGCCACCGCAATCAACGGTCGTGCTGGTCTTTATCCGTCACGATACCAAAGTGACGAAGTCGACCGCACCGACACGGTTGCCAAGAACTGCAACCGACGACTCCGCGCGGCTTGCATCTTGTTGGCCAAGAACCTCATCAAGTGCCATCCCTACTACCGCGGGTTATCGGCCGTCTGGGCGACGCGAAACATTAAAACTCAAGATCGCAATTGTCGAATGGCCAACCGGGCCAATCGGATGGTATTTCAGATCGTCAGCGGTCGCCAAGTGTGGCGTGGCAGAGGCATTGATTGCGAGGCGATTCTGTTCAAGCTACGTGAATTCCATCACGCGCACGCGACGCCACTGGATCAAACCGTCGCTCACATGAACGAGGCTTATCAATGGCTTCCCAAGTCGGTGCATCAAACCGAAGGCAAGCCGTTAGCAGAGCTGGCGGGCAAGAAGCGGCGGGGCACCTCATCGATCGGCGAATTACTGATCCCACTTCTTATTCGACTTGGAGTTCGCGAAGCGAGCGAGTTAGAATCAAAGACGTCCGAAGCTTAG